The following proteins are co-located in the Paralichthys olivaceus isolate ysfri-2021 chromosome 10, ASM2471397v2, whole genome shotgun sequence genome:
- the LOC109631299 gene encoding NADH-ubiquinone oxidoreductase 75 kDa subunit, mitochondrial-like → MLRLPAVSRSLFPAAVAKGGAVATNHARTAATAAASSLLEVFVDGEAVMVEPGTTVLQACEKAGMQIPRFCYHERLSVAGNCRMCLVEIEKVPKPVAACAMPVMKGWNILTNSDKTRKAREGVMEFLLANHPLDCPICDQGGECDLQDQSMQFGSDRSRFTEGKRAVEDKNIGPLIKTIMTRCIQCTRCVRFASEIAGVEDLGTTGRGNDLQIGTYVEKMFMSELSGNVIDICPVGALTSKPYAFTARPWETRKTESIDVLDAVGSNIVVSTRGGEVMRILPRLNEDINEEWISDKTRFAYDGLKRQRLTQPMVKNESGQLVPTTWEDALTQVAGALQGVEANDVAAVVGGMADAEALISLKDLLNRLNSDNLCTEEVFPMSGAGSDLRSNYLLNTGIAGIEEADLLLLVGTNPRYEAPLFNARIRKGWLHNELQVALVGKEVDLSYTYDHLGDSAMVLQEIASGTHPFSQVLAEAKHPVIVIGSSCLQREDGAAIMAAVSTIAQNTRVSSGVEDSWKVLNVLHRVASQVAALDLGYKPGVDTIRKNPPKVLFLLGADAGCITRQDLPKDSFIIYQGHHGDVGAPMADIILPGAAYTEKCGTYVNTEGRAQQTKVAVTAPGMAREDWRIIRAISELAGVSLPYDTLDEVRERLAEVSPNLVRYDDVEEANYFKQANELSKAVNQAFLMEPLVPPQLTVKDFYMTDPISRASQTMAKCVKAVTEGAQAVDEPAIC, encoded by the exons ATGCTGCGTTTGCCTGCTGTGAGTCGGAGTCTCTTTCCAGCAGCTGTTGCCAAAGGAGGTGCGGTTGCGACCAATCATG CTCGTactgcagcaacagcagctgccAGCAGCCTCCTGGAGGTGTTCGTGGATGGGGAGGCCGTCATGGTGGAGCCAGGAACCACTGTGTTGCAG GCGTGTGAGAAGGCAGGCATGCAAATTCCTCGCTTCTGCTACCATGAACGTCTGTCAGTAGCGGGAAACTGTCGCATGTGTCTTGTGGAGATTGAGAAAGTTCCTAAG CCTGTGGCAGCATGTGCTATGCCTGTTATGAAGGGCTGGAACATTTTAACCAACTCTGACAAAACAAGGAAGGCAAG AGAGGGAGTGATGGAGTTTCTGCTAGCTAACCACCCATTAGATTGTCCAATCTGTGATCAAGGAGGGGAGTGTGATCTGCAG GACCAGTCCATGCAGTTTGGCAGCGACAGGAGTCGTTTCACAGAGGGCAAAAGAGCGGTGGAAGACAAAAATATTGGCCCACTCATCAAAACCATTATGACTCGCTGTATCCAGTGCACCCGCTGTGTGCG CTTTGCCAGTGAGATAGCAGGGGTGGAGGATCTGGGCACCACCGGCAGAGGCAATGACCTGCAGATTGGGACTTATGTGGAGAAGATGTTCATGTCTGAGTTATCTGGGAATGTTATTGATATATGCCCAGTGGGAGCCCTGACTTCTAAACCATATGCATTCACTGCTCGCCCTTGGGAGACCAG GAAGACTGAATCCATTGATGTTCTAGATGCTGTGGGTAGTAACATTGTGGTGAGCACTCGTGGTGGTGAGGTGATGAGAATCCTGCCACGTCTTAATGAGGACATAAATGAGGAGTGGATCTCGGACAAAACCAG GTTTGCTTATGATGGACTCAAGAGACAGAGGCTTACTCAGCCGATGGTGAAAAATGAGTCTGGGCAGTTGGTTCCCACAACTTGGGAAGACGCTCTGACTCAAGTTGCAGGAGCA TTGCAAGGAGTTGAGGCAAATGATGTTGCTGCTGTCGTTGGAGGGATGGCGGATGCAGAAGCTCTAATTTCCCTTAAAGATTTGCTGAACCGTTTGAATAGTGACAACCTGTGCACTGAGGAGGTGTTCCCAATGAGTGGAGCTGG ATCTGACCTGCGTTCAAACTATCTTCTGAATACTGGGATTGCTGGCATTGAAGAAGCTGACCTGCTTCTTCTGGTAGGCACCAACCCACGCTATGAGGCTCCTCTTTTCAATGCACGAATCAGGAAAGG ctggCTTCACAATGAGTTGCAAGTGGCTCTTGTGGGAAAGGAAGTGGACTTAAGTTACACCTATGACCATCTTGGGGATTCTGCCATGGTTCTTCAAGAAATTGCATCAGGAACTCACCCATTCTCACAG GTCTTGGCTGAAGCAAAACATCCTGTTATTGTGATTGGTAGCAGTTGCCTGCAGAGAGAGGACGGAGCTGCTATAATGGCAGCTGTCTCAACCATCGCTCAGAACACTCGTGTCAGCAGTGGAGTGGAGGACAGCTGGAAGGTTCTCAATGTGCTGCACAG GGTTGCCAGTCAAGTTGCTGCACTTGATCTTGGGTACAAGCCGGGAGTGGACACTATCAGGAAGAATCCGCCCAAAGTACTGTTCCTGCTTGGGGCTGATGCAGGCTGCATTACTCGCCAAGACCTCCCTAAGGATAGTTTCATAATTTATCAAG GTCACCATGGTGATGTTGGTGCACCCATGGCTGATATCATCCTCCCCGGAGCTGCATACACTGAGAAATGTGGCACCTATGTGAACACTGAGGGCCGTGCCCAGCAGACCAAGGTGGCAGTGACTGCTCCAGGCATGGCCAGGGAGGACTGGAGGATCATCAGGGCAATTTCTGAG CTTGCCGGAGTGTCTCTGCCCTATGATACTCTTGATGAAGTGCGCGAGAGACTGGCAGAGGTTTCCCCAAATCTGGTGCGATATGATGACGTTGAGGAGGCCAACTATTTCAAGCAGGCCAATGAACTGTCTAAG GCAGTGAACCAGGCTTTCCTAATGGAACCATTAGTCCCACCACAGCTTACAGTGAAGGACTTTTATATGACAG ATCCAATAAGCAGAGCCTCGCAGACGATGGCCAAGTGTGTGAAAGCCGTCACAGAGGGAGCACAAGCTGTCGACGAGCCAGCCATATGCTAA
- the cmklr2 gene encoding chemerin-like receptor 2 encodes MADYSEDYGNYSYEYYLEYGDLEELKVDHRQRETMHIISVVIYIISFVLGLIGNGIVIWVTAFKSKKTVNSVWLLNLAMADFVFVLFLPLYIDYILRDFHWDFGVAMCKLNSFVSVMNMYASVLFLTVLSIDRYVSLVHLNWSQRHRTVKRAWVMCCCIWVLAGAMSCPALIFRDTLRLHDKVVCFNNFHTQDSHTAAMRHIVIVAIRTTVGFLLPFTAICVTGILLTVKLNRSQSSFRLSRFSKTVSAVILAFFLCWAPFHAFSLMELSIHSSVNLQHMLKAGFPLATSLGFFNSCINPLLYMLLGKKVRHILKRACLNITKSSLRELSQSVSATEMESVPEHHQVSVPEEPVESSTL; translated from the coding sequence ATGGCTGACTATAGCGAGGACTATGGAAACTACAGTTATGAATATTACCTGGAGTATGGCGACTTAGAAGAGCTTAAAGTTGATCACAGGCAAAGGGAAACTATGCACATCATCTCAGTGGTGATCTATATTATTTCCTTTGTGCTTGGTCTGATTGGAAACGGGATTGTTATTTGGGTGACGGCATTCAAAAGCAAAAAGACTGTCAACAGCGTGTGGCTGCTCAATCTTGCCATGGcggactttgtgtttgtgcttttcttGCCCCTCTACATCGATTACATTCTGCGAGACTTCCACTGGGACTTTGGTGTGGCCATGTGTAAGCTCAACTCATTTGTGTCCGTGATGAACATGTACGCCAGCGTGCTCTTCCTCACGGTGCTCAGCATAGACAGGTATGTGTCACTGGTCCACCTCAACTGGTCTCAGAGACATCGAACTGTAAAAAGAGCCTGGGTCATGTGTTGCTGCATATGGGTGCTAGCCGGCGCCATGAGCTGCCCTGCGCTGATTTTCCGTGACACCTTGCGCTTGCACGACAAGGTGGTGTGCTTCAACAACTTCCACACACAGgactcacacacagcagccatgAGACACATTGTAATAGTGGCCATCCGCACCACTGTGGGCTTCCTCCTGCCGTTTACCGCTATTTGTGTGACAGGCATACTTCTCACAGTCAAACTGAATCGATCTCAGAGCTCGTTCCGCCTATCTAGGTTCTCCAAAACAGTCTCTGCTGTAATCCTGGCCTTCTTTTTATGCTGGGCACCTTTTCATGCCTTTAGCTTAATGGAGTTATCAATACATTCCTCAGTGAACCTACAACACATGCTTAAAGCTGGATTTCCCCTTGCCACCAGCTTAGGTTTTTTCAACAGCTGCATTAACCCCCTGCTGTATATGCTCCTGGGTAAAAAGGTTCGTCACATCCTGAAGCGCGCATGTCTGAACATAACCAAGAGTTCACTAAGAGAGCTCAGCCAGTCAGTGTCTGCCACTGAGATGGAGTCTGTGCCAGAACATCATCAAGTCAGTGTCCCAGAGGAGCCTGTGGAGTCATCAACTCTATGA